A window of Castor canadensis chromosome 10, mCasCan1.hap1v2, whole genome shotgun sequence contains these coding sequences:
- the Trh gene encoding thyrotropin releasing hormone gives MPGPWMLFTLSLILTLTGVPGYRAQPEEAQKEVAMAAERPGLDDLLRQAERLLLLGEDLQRLRGDLGQPSESQLFQPNWLSKRQHPGKREEAEEGVEETEEEEEAGAVGPHKRQHPGRREDEASWLDVTQHKRQHPGGHSPWLEYAVIKRQHPGRRLVDPKVQRSWEEEGEEGEGALVPEKRQHPGKRACGPQGVCGQTGLLLGLLDDLSRGQRAQEKWQHPAWRVAWTREPLEE, from the exons ATGCCGGGCCCTTGGATGCTGTTCACCCTATCTTTGATCTTGACCTTGACCGGTGTCCCGGGATACCGAGCCCAGCCAGAGGAGGCCCAGAAAGAAGTCGCAATGGCCGCGGAGCGTCCCGGGCTGGACGACCTCCTGCGCCAGGCGGAACGCCTCCTCCTCCTCGGTGAAGACCTCCAGCGGCTTCGAGGAGACCTGGGCCAGCCCTCAG AGTCCCAGCTCTTTCAACCCAACTGGCTCTCCAAGCGTCAGCATCCAGGcaaaagggaggaggcagaagaagGGGTTGAAGAGacggaggaggaggaagaagcggGGGCTGTGGGGCCCCACAAACGGCAGCACCCAGGCCGGCGGGAGGATGAGGCTTCATGGCTTGATGTTACCCAGCACAAGCGGCAGCACCCTGGCGGGCATTCCCCCTGGCTGGAATATGCTGTCATCAAGAGGCAGCACCCAGGCCGAAGGCTGGTGGATCCCAAGGTCCAAAGGAgctgggaagaggagggagaggagggagagggagcatTGGTGCCTGAGAAACGCCAGCATCCGGGCAAGAGGGCCTGTGGGCCCCAGGGAGTCTGTGGTCAAACTGGCCTCCTGCTGGGGCTCCTGGATGACCTGAGCAGAGGCCAGAGGGCCCAGGAGAAGTGGCAGCACCCTGCATGGAGGGTGGCCTGGACCAGGGAGCCCCTGGAGGAGTGA